AAGATCAAAGCGCATTTATGAAAAATACTTTACCACCTGTTCGCATACCTACTAAATAGATTCTTTTAAAGTTCAATATTCAATCCAgtggtaaatattttttatgatttcctAAGTTCCCACTCGAATATAGGCCATGCGATTTAAACTAGTGGATAATATATCTAGTATTCTATATTATATTCCTCCTCAAAATGATCGCTTCTTTGATCTTTCGGTGGTCATCAAGCGGGTTATGTTAAAATTTCTTGGGACtcctggggggggggggggactcaCCTGTGGTAAGACTCTCGATGGTGTAGCTGAGCGTGAAGGTGCCGTTGCTGGTGGCAACGCTACCCGAGTAGTACATGTCAAGCCCCTGCAGCGTAAAGCTTTCGCGGGCCTTCAGATTGGTGCTGAAGCGGTAGGAGCAGTCGGGAATGCCGCTGAAGACCCGTAACTGGGTATTCCCGCTGCTGGGTATGACAGGGTAGGTTTGCTGCAAAGTTCGAGACCAGTTCGTTGGGATAAAGAATCAATTTTTGAAGGGAACCTTCAGGCAAATAGTTTTAGCCCGGAACAATCATGAACTTTCTAACGGTAATCAACGGAACTAGTTCCATCAGAATCAGAACACTGCATTTCCCACTCGAAACCAGTGTCATATCCGGTAGTCATAGATGTATACTTATCTCCctattaaatacaaaaattgtggatcgtcgttgtcgtccgATATTCGAGCGATCGAGTGAAGCGAGGCTGCCAGGGCTACAGTGAGCTTGCTCcctagtatatatgtatgtatccatATATTTATGTTGTGTACTAATTCACATATTAAATAGCTTCCCGTAATACATTTTCTTCGATGCATTTGTTAGAtcaatgaaatatttcatCCCATCTAAGTACAGCTAAATATCTGTGGTGCAGTATATACAGGTTATAGTTCAGATGCAATAAAATTAGATAGAAccacacataaatatacacagatacacagacacaggggGTAGACAGCAGAGTACATAGGAAAGGCAAGAGGCGAGGGCTTTCTAacagttttctttttattagaTTAACTAAATGAATGTCTTCTCATATGCAACAACAGCCCGACAGAGCTTCACTTACACTTAGATTGGAAATGGACACAGGCTATATGGATCgcatcgtaatcgtaatcgtaggGATtgacatatacacatatacatatataatacacaacacaggagcagcaggagagccTACTCGCTGATGTCCTTGCCCTTGTTCTCGACACCATCCTCGAGGGGTGGAATCTCGGTCTTGGCATTGCCAGTCAGTGGCTGCACCTCGTCGTCCTTGTTAGGGTTGTTCGGCTGGTAGTAGTAGGCCATCACCATGAAGATCAACATGTCCACGAACATGAGGCCTGCGAACAGGAAGAACTCGCTGGCCTGTGAATCGAACAGCGCCGCCTCGGCTATGATCACCACGATGACGTTGCCAAAGGCGACGgtcagcagccagcaggccTGCAGCACGGACTTCATGCTGGGTGGCGCCTGGGCGTACGAGAACTCCAGTCCGGTGACGGAGAACATCACCTCGCCGAGGGTCATTACCACGTACTGTGGTATCAGCCAGAGGATGTTCATCGAGTTGGATTCCGTGATCTCGATCAGTTCGTAATCGTACGAATTGGCGCCGGTCTGTCTGACAAGCAGCGTGTACACTCCTCCGGCGTGGACTTCGACGAAGCCCAAGTGGTTATCATCGATGGACACGGCGTAGCTGGCGGAATAGACCCGTGTGAGCAGCGTCTCGTTGGCGTACTGCTCGTAGGCCACATCGCCATTTTTGGCGTTCTTCCAGACGATCGTGCTCTGAGGCGGCACATTTGCTATTGTCCGTACCAGCGGATGGCTCTCGGAGGGCTTGTCCACGAAGTCCTCCTCCCAGTAGATTTTCTGGGTAATATTTTGCGAGTTGATGAACAACGACCAGGCCTTCTTTTCAGCCAGCTGTTTAATTTCTGTGTCAAATGGGTCCTGGCAGTTGGGGTCCGTGCTGCTGATACTGTAGTCGAAATTCCAGGTGCCTTCCACATACAGGTCCTTGTTCGTGTACGCTCCCAGAGCGGGCACCTCAAAACTCTCGGCTCCAGCCAGGTTGCTGGTGAAACTCAAGGGACAGTTTTCGGTGTTAAAGACGCGCAGCTGGATGTTCTGGCTGTAGGGTAGGTCGGGATAGGTTTTCTAACAGCGACAACGAAGCGTGCAACGAAAGAGAAGGTGGAGAGAGCGgtgatagatagatagaaggTGTTGGtacaggtgcaggtgcaggtgccataACAGAGATCGATCGGGGATCGCACTTACCTCCAGATTGAGCTCCACCACGCCGGATATGATGAAGGCGATGCCGGCAAGGATGCCGCCCATTGTCAGCTTCTGCAGCGGTCGCCGGATGCCCACGAGACTCAGGGCTGGATAGAAGGCCACGTCGTAGAGGGGTATGAAGACCAGGATGAGCAGAGGGTTCAGCACCTGCAGCTGGTCGGGCTTGATGTCCCAGGAGCCCATGTCGCCGTCCATGCGCGTGGCCTGGAAGGTCCAGCGTGAGCCCTGCTGGTCGAACAGTGCCCAGAAGATGGGCAGCGGTATGTACAGGAAGAGGACCCGCATTAGCACCTTGACGTCGTCGATCAGATGGCGCTCGTACTTCTTGTCCGCGTAGTCCAGCCAGTGTTCCCTTGGGTTGGTCTTCTTCTCCTTGCACTTGGTGGTGATAGCCGTCCAGATGGTGCTGGAAACCAGAACCACCATGTTGCCCGCCGGGGGCTTCATCTTGTAGAGGGAGCGGCCCAGGACGAAGATCACAACCGAGACGATCATGAGGATGGCGGGCACGCCGAAGGCCAGTGGATAGCAGTTGATGTCGTCGAAGCAGGATACATCTTCGCGCAGGATCGGGGTCACCGTCGTCGAGATCAGCGAACCAGCGTTGATCGAAAAGTAGAACAGAGAGAAGAACGAGGTAATCTGCTTGACCTGCTCTGGCACCTTGAACTGGTCCCCCCCGAAGGCCGACACGCACGGTTTTATTCCGCCCGAGCCCAGCGCAATCAGTGCCAGTCCGAGCATCGTAAACGTCTCCACGGGCAGGTTGAGCGGCCCGATGGCGCCCAGGGTCAGCAGCACCGATCCACAGATGTACACCATCGACAGGTACAGTATCGTCTTAAACTTGCCCAGCCATGAGTCCGAGACGATGGCTCCGAATACGCACAGGAAGTACACGAACATGGTGAACACATGGAAGACGACTGTGGCCGTGTCCTCCGCATATCCCAGCTGACGGCTCAGGTACAGCACCAGCACAGCTGCAAAGAAGCACAATTATTGGTAGTACTAGTCGGCCGCATCTGCATGTGGATCCTGGGGATCCTGGCAACTCACTTCGCATTCCGTAGTAGTTGAAGCGCTCACAAAACTCATTGCTGATGATGAAGAACACGGATTTGGGGTACGGAAGTTTCTGGGGGATGGGCAGAAAGAAAGGGGGGATTTTAAGAGGAACTGCGGGCGGGATAAGCAAGTAGCAAGGATTATCTTACCTTCACCTGTCCTTCGGCCTCGGCAACATTGCTGAAGTCCTTGTCCTCCTTCCATTCCTTGCCATTCTTCTCCGGCTGGGTTTCGCTTTCGGGCAACTTCTTGGCCTCTACCAGCGCCTTGCCATTGGTCTCAGCCTTGGACTCGGACACTGGCTCTGCGTCCGTGGGTGCTGCCGCAGTTTCAGCGTTTACCTCAATGGCAGGGACCTCGAGCGGAGCATCGCTCGGGGTTGACTCGGTTGGGGGTGGGGTTGTGGGGGCAGCTTGGACTACAGGAGCCGCGGCTGGGGTAATTGTCTCACTGGGCTCAGCGGCTGGCAGTATTTCTGTGGAGGAAAAGGTATATTAATCAAGGGAGATCCGTTGACAACCATCAAGCGATCCCACCCAGGAGCGGCACGATCTCCGCTGCGGATTCCATTCCAATTGTCTGCTTTGGCCAGCGAATCGCTACTGATCTTAGAGACTCAGGCTTCGTCAGAATTTCATCAGAATGGAAAAGACAGCCTTGTACTTGACACCCATCCAACAGATAAGAGATCTAGCAGGTCTATATTGGGAGTGCGTCCACCCTGGGGCGTGTGAATTCGGTGGCTTGGCATAAATTTTCCCGCATTAGATGCAGAGCCATAAAAACCATAGCCCCTCATTGCCACAGACACTGAGCACAGCCGTGGCAGATAACGCGACTGATAGCTCTCTCATCGCTCACCTGGACTACGGCTTTCCACGCCATAATCGCCTCGCCTCGTCTCGTCTCGCCTCGAGCCCAATGACGCTCTAGTTGATCCGCATGTTGATGATACTGGCTCCCCCAATGGACATACACATGTCCATGTAAATACAAGCGGGCACTTGCCCATCCATCTACAGATAACCAGATGCGACTGCCCCAAATCCCACTGTGCACCGAGCAGTGGGCAGCCAGGAAGAGTCTGGTCTGATAATGAGCCTGCCCTTATCGATGGAGTTACGAGTGCTATTCAGCCCAGATCAATAATCATAATATCGAGTGTTTTTTAGTAGGAAATTCTTTCATTTACCAGTCGGTAAGGAAATTCCAAAAATATCCAAACAGACGGAAATGACTGAATGAATTTTATTAGGTCTGCGTCTGGAATTGAACGGCAGCATGGGGCTAATCCCTGTGGCACATCGATCGATGCTTTATCAGCATTTACGACTGCCATTAGAGGCATCAATAAACCATCGAAACAATGCTGTACGCCCCACAACACACTACTCGAACCCCGACAGTGATCCAACATCCATTAACATAAAATTACTTATCGTTTAGAGTCCGCTGCGGTGGTTGTTTGAAGTCGAGCGGGAATTCGGGCAGGCACGCATGCCAATCATGCCTGCTCCTCGAGTACTCTCAGCCTCGGCTCTCGGCCAGACAATTCATTCAGACTCGTAGTCGTATCTAAATGCCACATACAAGTATATGTACGTGTTTGGCGAGTAATTTGGATGTGTGTCAATGCCACCGTTGGGACACCACGGCTAGTGTGCATCTCACAGGAGTTTATGGAGTTATAGAcctcccccccaaaaaagaagaaaagaaagggATTTAGTAAGAGAGACTCGGAGCTGTAACGCTcttcaaattgcatttaaattccAGCGGCATGGGGTCACTATTTTTGAAGGTCACTCTACTGCGGATCCAGCTCTGCTCAACGTCGAACCGTAATCGAAAATCCCATGATTAACACTAGAAATTGTTTTTTCGAACATTTGTCCACTTATCTGAAAAACATTTCAGATGTTTCCTGAATGGGAAATGTTATCGCTACAGTGCGGATGCACCCAAATCCCATATCCCAAATCCCAGACACACAAATCTTTCTCAGAGCGTACGTGCATGCCTGGAGTCAATTGACTGGCCTGGCGGATGGCTGACATGGAATGTGGAATgaggatatatgtacatgcataaggcatatgtacatacactgCGTATCGGTACTACCATCGTTGTTATCGCTCCTGCTATCACTCCGGCCGTAGTTCTTGCTATTGTTTGCCGATTGGCCGGCGTAGCGGTTGTAAATTTAGCAGCGCCACGGAATGAGTTGCGTACAATCGCCATA
The sequence above is a segment of the Drosophila pseudoobscura strain MV-25-SWS-2005 chromosome X, UCI_Dpse_MV25, whole genome shotgun sequence genome. Coding sequences within it:
- the LOC6901555 gene encoding peptide transporter family 1 isoform X3, which encodes MESAAEIVPLLEILPAAEPSETITPAAAPVVQAAPTTPPPTESTPSDAPLEVPAIEVNAETAAAPTDAEPVSESKAETNGKALVEAKKLPESETQPEKNGKEWKEDKDFSNVAEAEGQVKKLPYPKSVFFIISNEFCERFNYYGMRTVLVLYLSRQLGYAEDTATVVFHVFTMFVYFLCVFGAIVSDSWLGKFKTILYLSMVYICGSVLLTLGAIGPLNLPVETFTMLGLALIALGSGGIKPCVSAFGGDQFKVPEQVKQITSFFSLFYFSINAGSLISTTVTPILREDVSCFDDINCYPLAFGVPAILMIVSVVIFVLGRSLYKMKPPAGNMVVLVSSTIWTAITTKCKEKKTNPREHWLDYADKKYERHLIDDVKVLMRVLFLYIPLPIFWALFDQQGSRWTFQATRMDGDMGSWDIKPDQLQVLNPLLILVFIPLYDVAFYPALSLVGIRRPLQKLTMGGILAGIAFIISGVVELNLEQTYPVIPSSGNTQLRVFSGIPDCSYRFSTNLKARESFTLQGLDMYYSGSVATSNGTFTLSYTIESLTTGCTELQDGTQELYEATAHTLFLRPAHAITKHWYADDVQKSNRSQSFVRTLANLLATTRVVWTEEGSGNVVLDMPARNHDLYELVTGHYNVQVGEQPLTNVSLRAGGVYALIVAQSRDTFVSRMFEVTEPNSMNILWLVPQYVVMTLGEVMFSVTGLEFSYAQSPPSMKSVLQACWLLTVAFGNIIVVVVAELKFFDSQASEFFLFAGLMFVDMLIFMVMAYFYIPYDEQEAVRR
- the LOC6901555 gene encoding peptide transporter family 1 isoform X1, whose product is MESAAEIVPLLEILPAAEPSETITPAAAPVVQAAPTTPPPTESTPSDAPLEVPAIEVNAETAAAPTDAEPVSESKAETNGKALVEAKKLPESETQPEKNGKEWKEDKDFSNVAEAEGQVKKLPYPKSVFFIISNEFCERFNYYGMRTVLVLYLSRQLGYAEDTATVVFHVFTMFVYFLCVFGAIVSDSWLGKFKTILYLSMVYICGSVLLTLGAIGPLNLPVETFTMLGLALIALGSGGIKPCVSAFGGDQFKVPEQVKQITSFFSLFYFSINAGSLISTTVTPILREDVSCFDDINCYPLAFGVPAILMIVSVVIFVLGRSLYKMKPPAGNMVVLVSSTIWTAITTKCKEKKTNPREHWLDYADKKYERHLIDDVKVLMRVLFLYIPLPIFWALFDQQGSRWTFQATRMDGDMGSWDIKPDQLQVLNPLLILVFIPLYDVAFYPALSLVGIRRPLQKLTMGGILAGIAFIISGVVELNLEKTYPDLPYSQNIQLRVFNTENCPLSFTSNLAGAESFEVPALGAYTNKDLYVEGTWNFDYSISSTDPNCQDPFDTEIKQLAEKKAWSLFINSQNITQKIYWEEDFVDKPSESHPLVRTIANVPPQSTIVWKNAKNGDVAYEQYANETLLTRVYSASYAVSIDDNHLGFVEVHAGGVYTLLVRQTGANSYDYELIEITESNSMNILWLIPQYVVMTLGEVMFSVTGLEFSYAQAPPSMKSVLQACWLLTVAFGNVIVVIIAEAALFDSQASEFFLFAGLMFVDMLIFMVMAYYYQPNNPNKDDEVQPLTGNAKTEIPPLEDGVENKGKDISE
- the LOC6901555 gene encoding peptide transporter family 1 isoform X4 — its product is MTDKENEILPAAEPSETITPAAAPVVQAAPTTPPPTESTPSDAPLEVPAIEVNAETAAAPTDAEPVSESKAETNGKALVEAKKLPESETQPEKNGKEWKEDKDFSNVAEAEGQVKKLPYPKSVFFIISNEFCERFNYYGMRTVLVLYLSRQLGYAEDTATVVFHVFTMFVYFLCVFGAIVSDSWLGKFKTILYLSMVYICGSVLLTLGAIGPLNLPVETFTMLGLALIALGSGGIKPCVSAFGGDQFKVPEQVKQITSFFSLFYFSINAGSLISTTVTPILREDVSCFDDINCYPLAFGVPAILMIVSVVIFVLGRSLYKMKPPAGNMVVLVSSTIWTAITTKCKEKKTNPREHWLDYADKKYERHLIDDVKVLMRVLFLYIPLPIFWALFDQQGSRWTFQATRMDGDMGSWDIKPDQLQVLNPLLILVFIPLYDVAFYPALSLVGIRRPLQKLTMGGILAGIAFIISGVVELNLEQTYPVIPSSGNTQLRVFSGIPDCSYRFSTNLKARESFTLQGLDMYYSGSVATSNGTFTLSYTIESLTTGCTELQDGTQELYEATAHTLFLRPAHAITKHWYADDVQKSNRSQSFVRTLANLLATTRVVWTEEGSGNVVLDMPARNHDLYELVTGHYNVQVGEQPLTNVSLRAGGVYALIVAQSRDTFVSRMFEVTEPNSMNILWLVPQYVVMTLGEVMFSVTGLEFSYAQSPPSMKSVLQACWLLTVAFGNIIVVVVAELKFFDSQASEFFLFAGLMFVDMLIFMVMAYFYIPYDEQEAVRR
- the LOC6901555 gene encoding peptide transporter family 1 isoform X2, producing the protein MTDKENEILPAAEPSETITPAAAPVVQAAPTTPPPTESTPSDAPLEVPAIEVNAETAAAPTDAEPVSESKAETNGKALVEAKKLPESETQPEKNGKEWKEDKDFSNVAEAEGQVKKLPYPKSVFFIISNEFCERFNYYGMRTVLVLYLSRQLGYAEDTATVVFHVFTMFVYFLCVFGAIVSDSWLGKFKTILYLSMVYICGSVLLTLGAIGPLNLPVETFTMLGLALIALGSGGIKPCVSAFGGDQFKVPEQVKQITSFFSLFYFSINAGSLISTTVTPILREDVSCFDDINCYPLAFGVPAILMIVSVVIFVLGRSLYKMKPPAGNMVVLVSSTIWTAITTKCKEKKTNPREHWLDYADKKYERHLIDDVKVLMRVLFLYIPLPIFWALFDQQGSRWTFQATRMDGDMGSWDIKPDQLQVLNPLLILVFIPLYDVAFYPALSLVGIRRPLQKLTMGGILAGIAFIISGVVELNLEKTYPDLPYSQNIQLRVFNTENCPLSFTSNLAGAESFEVPALGAYTNKDLYVEGTWNFDYSISSTDPNCQDPFDTEIKQLAEKKAWSLFINSQNITQKIYWEEDFVDKPSESHPLVRTIANVPPQSTIVWKNAKNGDVAYEQYANETLLTRVYSASYAVSIDDNHLGFVEVHAGGVYTLLVRQTGANSYDYELIEITESNSMNILWLIPQYVVMTLGEVMFSVTGLEFSYAQAPPSMKSVLQACWLLTVAFGNVIVVIIAEAALFDSQASEFFLFAGLMFVDMLIFMVMAYYYQPNNPNKDDEVQPLTGNAKTEIPPLEDGVENKGKDISE